One genomic segment of Pseudomonas sp. RU47 includes these proteins:
- a CDS encoding mannose-1-phosphate guanylyltransferase/mannose-6-phosphate isomerase, with translation MLIPVILSGGAGTRLWPVSREGHPKPFMTLPDGQSLLGKTYQRAAALLDGWGDIVTVTNREYYFQSKDHYCAAHVSRHRGHFLLEPSGRNTAPAIAAAALSLQALHGDDAIMVVMPADHLIVNQDALKTAVEHAVHLARDGYLVTFGVIPTAPETGFGYIETGAPLDAKGAAKVQRFVEKPDLQTATHYLESGNFLWNSGMFCFTTATLIAELQLHAPELLEQTRACMDVSAPIETVGCLQQELSPALFAEITDISIDYALMERSEKVVVVPAVFDWSDIGSWGAVAALVPADADNNRASGEAIFIDSHNNFVQSEGRLIATVGVDNLIVVDTADAVLVAHADRAQDVRRVAKQLKDKSHEAYRLHRTVSRPWGTYTVLEEGPRFKIKRIVVKPGGKLSLQMHHHRNEHWVVVEGMAKVTNNGSGTTLVAKNESTFIAAGHKHRLENPGVIDLVIIEVQSGEYLGEDDIVRFEDQYGRTV, from the coding sequence ATGCTGATCCCCGTGATTCTGTCCGGCGGTGCCGGCACCCGTTTGTGGCCGGTGTCCCGCGAGGGCCATCCCAAGCCGTTCATGACCCTGCCCGACGGCCAGTCGCTGCTCGGCAAGACCTATCAGCGCGCGGCGGCTTTGCTCGACGGCTGGGGCGACATCGTCACGGTGACCAATCGCGAGTACTACTTCCAGAGCAAGGATCACTATTGCGCCGCCCACGTATCGCGTCATCGCGGGCACTTCCTGCTCGAGCCGAGCGGGCGCAACACCGCGCCGGCCATCGCTGCAGCGGCGTTGTCGCTGCAAGCGTTGCACGGTGACGACGCGATCATGGTGGTGATGCCCGCCGACCATTTGATCGTCAATCAGGACGCACTGAAAACCGCGGTCGAGCACGCAGTCCATCTGGCCAGGGACGGTTATCTGGTGACCTTCGGCGTGATCCCGACCGCACCGGAAACCGGCTTCGGCTACATCGAGACCGGGGCGCCGCTGGACGCCAAAGGCGCGGCGAAAGTGCAGCGCTTCGTCGAGAAGCCCGACCTGCAAACTGCCACGCATTATCTGGAGAGCGGCAACTTCCTGTGGAATTCGGGAATGTTCTGCTTCACCACCGCGACCTTGATTGCTGAACTGCAATTGCACGCGCCCGAGTTGCTGGAACAGACCCGCGCCTGCATGGACGTCAGCGCGCCGATTGAAACGGTCGGCTGCCTGCAACAGGAACTGTCGCCGGCACTGTTCGCGGAAATCACTGACATCTCGATCGACTACGCGCTGATGGAGCGCTCGGAAAAAGTCGTCGTGGTTCCCGCCGTATTCGACTGGAGCGACATTGGTTCGTGGGGTGCCGTCGCGGCATTGGTCCCGGCCGATGCCGACAACAACCGCGCCAGCGGCGAAGCCATCTTCATCGACAGCCACAACAACTTCGTGCAGAGCGAAGGCCGACTGATAGCGACGGTGGGTGTGGATAACCTGATCGTGGTCGACACCGCCGACGCGGTGCTGGTGGCCCACGCCGACCGTGCGCAGGACGTGCGGCGCGTGGCCAAGCAGCTCAAGGACAAATCCCACGAAGCCTATCGGCTGCATCGTACCGTCAGTCGACCGTGGGGCACCTACACCGTTCTGGAGGAAGGCCCGCGCTTCAAGATCAAGCGCATCGTGGTCAAACCCGGTGGCAAGCTGTCCCTGCAAATGCACCATCACCGCAACGAACACTGGGTGGTTGTCGAAGGCATGGCCAAGGTCACCAACAACGGCTCCGGCACGACGCTGGTGGCCAAGAACGAATCAACCTTTATCGCCGCCGGCCACAAGCATCGTCTGGAAAACCCTGGGGTGATCGATCTGGTGATCATCGAAGTGCAAAGCGGCGAATACCTGGGAGAGGACGACATCGTCCGCTTCGAAGACCAATACGGCAGGACGGTTTAA
- a CDS encoding glycosyltransferase family 4 protein: protein MRIALNARILQAPRTGIGQYVAELVNALRNEPDVDVTLFHGWGWSSALPEAAMPGYSRLTPLLRQIPGAYQARRWLEQKRFDQGRAQGIDLYHEPSLWPLAFDGPTVITLHDLTHLHFPETQPPARLKEIERRLAAGVQQAQVILTDSQAIADEAQDYFGLPAERFVVAPLGVAERFHPREASAIDAVLKAHAVESREYFLCVGTLEPRKNLGLALRAHALLPEAVRQRFPLLIVGMAGWQREQFSEPLRQALASGHVCLLGYLLDEQVAQLLAGARALIFPSLYEGFGLPVLEAMASGTPVVLTRSSAMPEVAGAAGNYIEADDAEGLRDALSRLIDDQAHWQACREAGLQQSRLFSWKRCAQATAGAYRQAMGG from the coding sequence ATGCGCATTGCTCTTAACGCGCGCATTCTGCAGGCACCGCGCACCGGCATCGGCCAATACGTCGCTGAACTGGTCAACGCCTTGCGCAATGAACCCGACGTGGACGTGACGTTGTTCCACGGGTGGGGCTGGAGTTCGGCACTGCCGGAAGCGGCCATGCCCGGTTACTCACGATTGACGCCACTGCTGCGGCAAATCCCCGGCGCCTATCAGGCGCGCCGCTGGCTGGAGCAGAAACGCTTCGATCAGGGCCGCGCGCAAGGTATCGACCTCTATCACGAGCCGAGCCTGTGGCCACTGGCCTTCGATGGCCCGACGGTGATCACCCTGCACGACCTGACTCACCTGCATTTCCCTGAGACCCAGCCACCGGCACGGCTCAAGGAGATCGAGCGCCGACTGGCCGCCGGTGTCCAACAGGCGCAGGTGATTCTCACCGATTCACAGGCGATTGCCGACGAAGCCCAGGATTATTTCGGCCTGCCAGCCGAACGTTTTGTGGTGGCCCCGCTGGGGGTTGCCGAGCGCTTTCATCCGCGCGAGGCCAGCGCCATTGACGCGGTGCTCAAGGCGCATGCGGTGGAGTCGCGGGAGTATTTCCTTTGTGTCGGCACGCTGGAGCCGCGCAAGAACCTTGGCCTCGCCCTGCGCGCCCATGCCCTGTTACCGGAGGCGGTGCGTCAGCGTTTTCCATTGCTGATTGTCGGCATGGCCGGGTGGCAGCGCGAACAGTTCAGCGAACCGTTGCGCCAGGCGCTGGCCAGCGGGCATGTGTGCCTGCTCGGTTATCTGCTCGATGAACAGGTCGCCCAATTGCTGGCCGGCGCCCGGGCGCTGATTTTTCCATCACTGTATGAAGGTTTCGGTCTGCCGGTACTGGAGGCCATGGCCAGTGGCACACCGGTGGTGCTCACGCGTTCTTCGGCGATGCCGGAAGTCGCCGGTGCAGCGGGCAACTATATTGAAGCTGACGATGCAGAAGGCCTGCGTGATGCGCTGAGCCGACTGATCGACGATCAAGCGCATTGGCAGGCATGCCGAGAAGCCGGGTTGCAGCAGTCACGGCTTTTTTCCTGGAAGCGTTGTGCACAGGCCACGGCCGGTGCCTACCGCCAGGCCATGGGAGGTTGA
- the gmd gene encoding GDP-mannose 4,6-dehydratase, with product MTKSALITGITGQDGAYLARLLLDKGYKVHGLVARRSSDSRWRLREMGVEADIVYLDGDMADACSVQRAVIKSAPDEVYNLAAQSFVAASWDQPVTTGIVDGLGVTHLLEAIRQFSPHTRFYQASTSEMFGLIQAEQQDENTPFYPRSPYGVAKLYGHWITVNYRESFNLHASSGILFNHESPLRGIEFVTRKVTDAAARIKQGKQQELALGNIDAKRDWGFAGDYVEAMWLMLQQDKPDDFVVATGVTTTVREMCRIAFDHVGLNYRDYVKIDPAFFRPAEVEVLLGNPAKAQRVLGWKPKTDLDTLIRMMMDADMKRVAKE from the coding sequence ATGACTAAAAGTGCACTGATCACAGGGATTACTGGCCAGGACGGCGCCTATCTGGCCAGACTGTTGCTCGACAAGGGCTACAAGGTTCATGGCCTGGTGGCACGACGCAGCAGCGATTCGCGCTGGCGCCTGCGCGAGATGGGTGTCGAAGCCGACATCGTTTATCTCGATGGCGACATGGCCGATGCCTGCTCGGTGCAGCGTGCGGTCATCAAGTCGGCGCCGGACGAGGTGTATAACCTCGCCGCGCAAAGCTTTGTCGCCGCCTCGTGGGATCAACCGGTGACCACCGGCATCGTTGACGGCCTGGGCGTTACCCATCTGCTCGAAGCGATCCGTCAATTCAGCCCGCACACCCGCTTCTATCAGGCTTCGACCAGTGAGATGTTCGGCCTTATCCAGGCTGAGCAGCAGGACGAAAACACACCGTTCTACCCACGCAGCCCTTACGGCGTGGCCAAGCTGTACGGCCACTGGATCACCGTCAACTACCGCGAAAGTTTCAACCTGCACGCCAGCAGCGGCATTCTTTTCAACCATGAATCGCCACTGCGCGGCATCGAGTTCGTGACCCGCAAGGTCACCGACGCCGCTGCACGCATCAAGCAGGGCAAACAGCAGGAGCTGGCCCTGGGCAACATTGACGCCAAGCGTGACTGGGGTTTTGCCGGTGATTACGTCGAAGCCATGTGGCTGATGCTGCAACAAGACAAGCCTGACGATTTTGTGGTCGCCACCGGCGTCACCACCACCGTACGGGAAATGTGCCGCATCGCCTTCGATCACGTCGGCCTCAACTACCGCGATTACGTGAAGATCGACCCGGCCTTCTTCCGCCCGGCCGAAGTCGAAGTGCTGCTCGGCAATCCGGCCAAGGCTCAGCGCGTACTGGGCTGGAAGCCGAAAACCGACCTGGATACCTTGATCCGCATGATGATGGATGCGGACATGAAACGCGTCGCCAAGGAGTAG
- a CDS encoding ABC transporter ATP-binding protein → MGHIRVTGLSKAYKQYPNRWSRLAEWLIPFSSIRHHQHWVLQDVEFEIAPGEAVGIVGANGAGKSTLLKMITGTTQPTTGKIELQGRVAALLELGMGFHPDFTGRQNAIMAGQLLGMQLEEIEALMPDIEHFAEIGDAIDHPVRTYSSGMQMRLAFSVATARRPDILIVDEALSVGDAYFQHKSFERIRSFRKSGTTLLIVSHDRSAIQSICDSAILLKDGRMAMYGKPEPVLDYYNALMAEREGQIVRQEMLAGGEVQTISGTGEAAILGVRLLDENDRSIDAAEVGQPVVLEVQVEVRKDIERLVLGFILKDRLGQMMYGINTHRLDKALTDLHAGERFTYRFSFIMGLGKGNYSVSLSLSRLDSHLDRNFEWRDYGLVFHVINNRQEDFVGCSWLGAKTTITRDTAARHAERAP, encoded by the coding sequence ATGGGGCATATTCGCGTCACCGGCCTGAGCAAGGCCTACAAACAATATCCCAACCGCTGGAGCCGACTGGCTGAGTGGCTGATTCCGTTTTCGTCGATCCGCCACCACCAGCACTGGGTGCTGCAGGACGTCGAATTCGAAATCGCCCCCGGTGAAGCGGTGGGCATCGTCGGTGCCAACGGCGCGGGCAAAAGCACTTTGCTGAAAATGATCACCGGCACCACCCAACCCACCACCGGCAAGATCGAACTGCAAGGCCGCGTGGCCGCGCTGCTGGAGCTGGGCATGGGTTTCCACCCGGATTTCACCGGTCGCCAGAATGCAATCATGGCCGGTCAGTTGCTGGGCATGCAGCTCGAAGAAATCGAAGCACTGATGCCCGACATCGAGCATTTCGCCGAGATCGGCGACGCCATCGACCATCCGGTGCGTACCTATTCCAGCGGCATGCAGATGCGCTTGGCGTTTAGCGTTGCCACGGCGCGGCGCCCGGACATCCTTATCGTCGACGAGGCACTGTCGGTGGGCGACGCCTACTTCCAGCACAAAAGCTTCGAACGCATCCGCAGCTTCCGCAAATCCGGCACCACGCTGCTGATCGTGTCCCACGACCGCTCGGCGATTCAGTCGATCTGCGACTCGGCCATCCTGCTCAAGGACGGCCGCATGGCCATGTACGGCAAACCGGAACCGGTGCTCGACTACTACAACGCGCTGATGGCCGAACGCGAAGGCCAGATCGTCCGTCAGGAAATGCTCGCCGGCGGCGAAGTGCAAACGATATCAGGCACCGGCGAAGCGGCGATTCTCGGCGTGCGCCTGCTCGATGAAAACGATCGCAGCATCGACGCCGCCGAAGTCGGCCAACCGGTGGTGCTCGAAGTTCAGGTCGAGGTGCGCAAGGACATCGAACGGCTGGTGCTGGGCTTTATCCTCAAGGATCGGCTGGGTCAGATGATGTACGGCATCAACACCCATCGCCTCGACAAGGCATTGACCGACCTGCACGCCGGCGAACGCTTCACCTACCGCTTCTCGTTCATCATGGGTTTGGGCAAAGGCAATTATTCAGTGTCGCTGAGCCTGTCGCGTCTGGACTCGCACCTCGATCGCAATTTCGAATGGCGCGACTACGGGTTGGTATTCCACGTGATCAACAACCGTCAGGAAGATTTCGTCGGCTGCTCATGGCTCGGCGCCAAGACCACCATCACTCGCGACACCGCGGCCCGGCACGCAGAGCGTGCGCCATGA
- a CDS encoding glycosyltransferase family 4 protein: MRVLHFFKTYLPDSVGGIEQVIFQLCESGAQHGIDGQVLTLSADPTPPVVQLGQHEVHRAKLDIQFASTGFSWSVFKQFRELAAEADVVNYHFPWPFMDLVHFASAMNKPSVVTYHSDIIRQKHLLKLYRPLMNRFLASADRIVAASPNYLHTSDVLQQFQDKTRVIPYGLNKSGYPQPETERMNRWRQQLGDKFFLFVGVMRYYKGLHILLEALKDVDYPVVIVGAGPLELELHAQAQALGLRNIHFLGRLGDEDKVALLQLSYAIVFPSHLRSEAFGISLLEGAMYGKPMISSEIGTGTSYINIHNETGLVVPPSHPQAFREAMRTLWEDPVRAAAMGVKAEARYRQLFTADDMGRKWTALYQELLEEKNLSYA; this comes from the coding sequence ATGCGAGTTCTTCATTTTTTCAAGACGTACCTGCCTGACTCGGTCGGCGGCATTGAGCAAGTGATTTTCCAGCTCTGCGAAAGCGGCGCCCAGCACGGTATCGACGGCCAGGTGCTGACGCTCAGTGCTGACCCGACACCGCCCGTGGTGCAATTGGGCCAGCACGAAGTGCACCGGGCCAAACTCGACATCCAGTTCGCCTCCACCGGTTTTTCCTGGAGCGTGTTCAAACAGTTTCGCGAACTGGCGGCCGAAGCTGACGTGGTCAATTACCACTTCCCGTGGCCGTTCATGGACCTGGTGCATTTCGCCAGCGCGATGAACAAGCCGAGCGTGGTGACCTATCACTCGGACATCATTCGCCAGAAGCACCTGCTCAAACTCTACCGACCGTTGATGAATCGTTTTCTTGCCAGCGCCGACCGCATCGTTGCCGCGTCACCCAACTATCTGCATACCAGCGATGTGTTACAGCAGTTCCAGGACAAGACCCGGGTAATTCCTTACGGTTTGAACAAGTCGGGTTATCCACAGCCGGAAACCGAGCGCATGAACCGCTGGCGCCAACAGCTTGGGGATAAGTTTTTTCTGTTTGTCGGCGTGATGCGTTATTACAAGGGCCTGCACATTCTGCTTGAGGCCCTGAAAGACGTGGACTATCCCGTGGTCATTGTCGGTGCCGGGCCACTGGAGCTGGAGCTGCACGCGCAGGCGCAGGCGCTGGGCCTGCGCAACATTCACTTCCTCGGACGTCTGGGTGACGAAGACAAGGTCGCGCTGCTGCAACTGAGCTACGCGATTGTTTTCCCGTCACACCTGCGTTCGGAAGCATTCGGCATTTCCTTGCTGGAAGGCGCGATGTACGGCAAGCCGATGATCTCCAGTGAGATCGGCACTGGCACCAGTTACATCAATATCCACAACGAGACGGGATTGGTCGTGCCGCCGAGTCATCCACAGGCGTTTCGCGAGGCGATGCGCACGCTGTGGGAGGATCCGGTGCGCGCTGCAGCGATGGGGGTCAAAGCTGAAGCGCGTTATCGGCAGTTATTCACAGCCGACGACATGGGCCGCAAATGGACGGCGTTGTATCAGGAATTGCTGGAAGAAAAGAACCTGTCCTACGCCTGA
- a CDS encoding glycosyltransferase encodes MNFILYSDVNDSSISQSLGRPEYSYYFVLKAYRPVLESLGRVHVVASPADVDTLYRQLLVAGEDSLFLSFTPPQKTPVDLECPTMCVVAWEFDSIPDEQWDNDPRQDWTQMLARQGRVITLSSHTARAIRRAMGENFPVLVLPTPLWENFATIRQQTLSTPVNPGTSLAIKGCIFDTRTLGLCADALIPTPITPEEEAALAAAIEAARPPPLTLKRRFVIARHYLRLWALNLGHEQVEPVPRVKFLYNWYWEGIRDLVPDTLHGWLEQRLPAVCGALPVPVVEPVPLDLPDTTSVVETTVDGVVYVTVFNPKDGRKNWHQLITAFCWAFRETSDATLVLKITQNDLASYYSELMTLLAQLTPFACRVVVMHGYLDDAQYARLYQAASFYVNASRCEGLCLPLMEFMSSGKPVIAPDHTAMEDYIDDAVAFVVKSSEELTIWPQDTRIIYRTLRYRPDWGSLKSAYENSYQMAKARPQDYQRMSVAAVERMHDYCAFAPVQKRMADFFALTPMSADATPVTDNASC; translated from the coding sequence ATGAATTTCATTCTTTACTCGGACGTCAACGACAGTTCCATCAGCCAGAGTCTCGGGCGCCCCGAATACAGCTATTACTTTGTACTCAAGGCCTATCGCCCGGTGCTGGAAAGTCTTGGACGCGTGCACGTGGTGGCCTCTCCCGCCGATGTCGATACGCTCTATCGACAGTTGCTCGTCGCCGGCGAAGACAGCCTGTTCCTGTCGTTCACCCCGCCGCAGAAAACCCCGGTCGACCTGGAATGCCCGACGATGTGCGTGGTGGCCTGGGAGTTCGATTCGATTCCTGATGAGCAGTGGGACAACGACCCGCGTCAGGACTGGACGCAGATGCTTGCCCGTCAGGGCCGCGTTATCACGCTGTCGAGCCACACCGCCCGGGCAATTCGTCGTGCCATGGGCGAAAACTTTCCGGTGTTGGTATTGCCAACACCGCTGTGGGAAAACTTCGCAACGATTCGTCAGCAGACGCTGAGTACACCGGTGAATCCGGGCACATCGCTGGCGATCAAGGGCTGCATTTTCGATACTCGCACTCTCGGCCTCTGCGCCGACGCACTGATCCCGACGCCGATAACGCCGGAAGAGGAAGCCGCGCTGGCCGCTGCAATCGAAGCCGCGCGCCCGCCACCGCTGACCCTCAAACGCCGCTTCGTCATTGCCCGGCATTACCTGCGGCTGTGGGCGCTGAATCTCGGGCACGAGCAGGTCGAGCCGGTGCCACGGGTGAAATTTCTCTACAACTGGTACTGGGAAGGCATTCGCGACCTGGTGCCGGACACGCTGCACGGCTGGCTCGAACAACGCCTGCCGGCGGTGTGTGGCGCGCTGCCGGTGCCTGTTGTGGAACCCGTGCCACTGGATTTGCCGGACACTACCTCAGTGGTCGAGACCACGGTCGATGGCGTGGTTTACGTCACGGTGTTCAACCCCAAGGATGGTCGCAAGAACTGGCACCAACTGATTACCGCGTTCTGTTGGGCGTTTCGTGAAACGTCCGACGCGACGCTGGTGTTGAAGATTACCCAGAACGATCTGGCCTCCTACTACAGCGAGTTGATGACCTTGCTCGCGCAGCTCACGCCGTTCGCTTGTCGGGTGGTGGTGATGCACGGTTACCTCGACGACGCGCAGTACGCCAGGCTCTATCAGGCGGCGAGTTTCTATGTGAATGCCTCGCGCTGCGAAGGGCTGTGCCTGCCGCTGATGGAGTTCATGTCCAGCGGCAAGCCGGTGATCGCTCCCGATCACACGGCGATGGAAGATTACATCGATGACGCAGTGGCGTTCGTGGTCAAGTCCAGCGAAGAGCTGACGATCTGGCCGCAGGACACGCGGATCATCTACCGCACGTTGCGTTACCGCCCGGACTGGGGCTCGCTGAAGAGCGCCTACGAAAACAGCTATCAGATGGCCAAGGCCCGGCCACAGGACTATCAGCGGATGTCGGTGGCTGCCGTCGAGCGCATGCACGATTACTGCGCGTTCGCGCCGGTGCAAAAACGCATGGCGGACTTTTT
- a CDS encoding glycosyltransferase family 4 protein — protein sequence MTRLLVECTHVFKHPAINSGIQRVVRNVIKQLPASAAGVECMPVVVLNGELYRVLQLAPFDTPFFNTLETFGGRLERLAHRFWQWHQRRDAQLNSKLARRVLYVGYRLTIFAAFGLPIRLIRRINRRQLLKRCSPLQHQPGDQLVLLDSSWHSDLFAHVERLKRDGVGMIAVIYDLIPLTHPQFYDTRLVEVFSEWFDWITRTADGYMAISATVRDQVREELRQRIGVEQTHQRWFDFFHLGSELDLHNDVAMVEPRLKQLFTTSEPVYLMVSTIEPRKNHAYLLDAFEHAWAAGSTARLCIAGRVGWKCDALLARVRNHPELNQRLFMFNDLSDTSLEHAYAHASALVFPSFVEGFGLPLVEAMQRGLPAMGSDIAVFREIGGEFMAYFDLQDPQSLARLIIGFQRNGQFPAARDVADWQWIGWREASLQLVERSARNVLGAPTAPASQHAHCS from the coding sequence ATGACCCGCTTGCTGGTCGAATGCACCCATGTGTTCAAACACCCGGCCATCAATTCGGGTATTCAGCGAGTGGTGCGCAACGTCATCAAGCAACTGCCCGCCAGCGCCGCAGGTGTGGAGTGCATGCCGGTGGTGGTACTCAATGGCGAGCTTTATCGCGTGTTGCAACTGGCACCGTTCGATACGCCTTTTTTCAACACGCTTGAAACCTTCGGCGGACGACTGGAACGCCTCGCTCATCGCTTCTGGCAGTGGCATCAGCGACGTGATGCGCAACTCAACTCAAAACTGGCGCGACGGGTTTTATATGTCGGCTACCGACTGACGATCTTCGCAGCCTTCGGCCTGCCGATCCGCCTGATCCGGCGGATCAATCGCAGGCAACTGCTCAAACGTTGCTCACCGCTGCAACACCAGCCGGGCGATCAACTGGTGCTACTGGATTCGTCATGGCACTCGGATCTTTTCGCCCACGTCGAACGGCTCAAACGTGACGGCGTCGGTATGATCGCGGTGATCTACGACCTGATCCCGCTGACTCACCCACAGTTTTACGACACACGTCTGGTCGAGGTTTTCAGTGAGTGGTTCGACTGGATCACCCGCACAGCGGATGGCTACATGGCGATTTCCGCCACGGTGCGCGATCAGGTGCGTGAAGAGTTGCGCCAGCGAATCGGTGTCGAGCAAACCCATCAACGCTGGTTCGATTTCTTTCACTTGGGTTCCGAACTGGATCTGCACAACGACGTGGCAATGGTCGAGCCGCGCCTGAAGCAACTGTTCACTACCTCTGAGCCGGTCTACCTGATGGTCAGCACCATCGAGCCGCGCAAAAACCACGCCTATCTGCTTGATGCCTTCGAGCACGCCTGGGCCGCTGGCTCAACCGCACGGCTGTGCATCGCCGGGCGGGTCGGCTGGAAATGCGACGCCCTGCTCGCCCGGGTGCGCAATCATCCCGAGTTGAACCAGCGCCTGTTCATGTTCAACGACCTCAGCGACACCAGCCTGGAACACGCTTACGCCCACGCCAGTGCGTTGGTGTTCCCTTCGTTCGTCGAAGGGTTTGGCTTGCCGCTGGTGGAGGCCATGCAGCGTGGATTGCCGGCGATGGGCAGTGATATTGCGGTGTTCCGCGAAATTGGCGGCGAGTTCATGGCCTACTTCGATCTGCAGGATCCGCAAAGCCTCGCCCGGTTGATTATCGGATTTCAGCGCAACGGCCAGTTCCCCGCAGCTCGCGATGTTGCCGATTGGCAGTGGATCGGCTGGCGGGAAGCGAGCCTGCAACTGGTCGAACGCAGTGCGCGTAACGTTCTGGGAGCGCCAACGGCGCCAGCGAGTCAGCATGCGCATTGCTCTTAA
- a CDS encoding GDP-mannose 4,6-dehydratase: protein MKKRLFVTGLSGFVGQHIQSRLASPDSAWELLPAASRYDLTAPDNLVDLWPQMPDAVIHLAGQTFVPEAFRDPARTLDINLLGTLNLLQALKTRGFQGTFLYVSSGDVYGQVSESDLPITEQQAPCPRNPYAVSKLSAEFLSLQWGLSEDWPVLVTRPFNHIGTGQKESFVIASAARQINRIKQGLQAPQLEVGDIDVTRDFLDVGDVISAYFALLEKGVPGQVYNICSGREQSIRSLIEQLADLAEVPVQLVQDPARMRRADQRRVCGSHTKLTRTTGWTPEITTQQSLRAILSDWEKRVKQE from the coding sequence TTGAAAAAGCGTCTGTTCGTCACGGGTCTCAGTGGATTCGTTGGACAACATATTCAGTCACGTTTGGCCTCGCCTGACTCTGCGTGGGAACTGCTGCCTGCAGCTTCACGTTACGACCTGACGGCTCCAGACAACCTTGTCGACCTGTGGCCGCAAATGCCTGACGCGGTCATTCATCTGGCCGGCCAGACGTTCGTCCCCGAAGCTTTCCGCGACCCGGCACGTACCCTCGACATCAATCTGCTCGGCACCCTCAATCTGTTGCAGGCTCTCAAGACCCGTGGTTTTCAGGGCACGTTCCTGTACGTCAGCTCCGGCGACGTTTACGGCCAGGTCAGCGAAAGCGATCTGCCGATCACCGAACAACAAGCGCCCTGCCCGCGCAATCCGTATGCGGTGAGCAAACTCTCGGCCGAGTTTCTCAGCCTGCAATGGGGTTTGAGTGAGGACTGGCCGGTGCTCGTCACGCGGCCGTTCAACCACATCGGCACAGGACAGAAAGAAAGTTTCGTCATCGCCAGTGCCGCCCGCCAGATCAATCGCATCAAACAGGGCCTGCAAGCCCCGCAACTGGAAGTCGGCGACATCGACGTCACGCGGGATTTCCTCGATGTCGGCGATGTGATTTCGGCCTATTTCGCGCTGCTGGAGAAAGGTGTACCAGGACAGGTTTACAACATCTGCTCAGGGCGCGAGCAGAGCATCCGCAGTCTGATTGAACAACTGGCCGATCTGGCCGAAGTGCCAGTGCAACTGGTTCAAGATCCGGCTCGCATGCGCCGCGCCGACCAGCGCCGCGTTTGCGGCAGTCACACCAAGCTGACCCGGACCACCGGATGGACGCCTGAAATCACTACACAACAATCCCTGCGGGCGATCCTGTCCGACTGGGAGAAGCGAGTAAAACAAGAATGA
- a CDS encoding ABC transporter permease, with translation MLLSLYRSLHGYRGFILGSVQREFQARYRNSLFGALWPIFNPLSMIIVYTVIFSHIMRARLPGVDDSMAYSVYLCAGLLAWGLFSEITLRSQNMFLENANLLKKISFPRICLPVIVLCNAGINFAIIISLFLGFLLITGRWPGMALLALIPLIALQMMFCAGLGMVLGVLNVFFRDVGQLFGICLQFWFWLTPIVYPITILPEWVQRLLQLNPLTNLFSSYQNLFLYGQWPAWSSLLPIFVTGVLFCLIGLRLFRQRVGEMVDEL, from the coding sequence ATGCTGCTTTCCCTGTACCGCTCGTTGCATGGCTACCGGGGTTTCATCCTCGGCAGCGTGCAGCGAGAGTTTCAAGCGCGATACCGCAATTCGCTGTTCGGCGCCTTGTGGCCGATTTTCAATCCGCTGTCGATGATCATTGTTTACACCGTGATCTTTTCCCACATCATGCGCGCCCGTTTGCCGGGTGTGGATGACAGCATGGCCTACAGTGTCTACCTCTGCGCCGGGTTGCTGGCGTGGGGGCTGTTTTCCGAAATCACCTTGCGCAGCCAGAACATGTTTCTGGAAAACGCCAACCTGCTGAAGAAAATCAGCTTCCCGCGGATCTGCCTGCCGGTCATCGTCCTGTGCAATGCCGGGATCAACTTCGCGATCATCATCAGTCTGTTTCTCGGCTTTCTGCTGATCACCGGGCGCTGGCCGGGCATGGCGCTGCTGGCGCTGATTCCATTGATCGCCCTGCAAATGATGTTCTGCGCCGGGTTGGGCATGGTGCTCGGCGTATTGAACGTGTTCTTCCGCGATGTCGGCCAGCTCTTCGGCATCTGCCTGCAATTCTGGTTCTGGCTGACGCCGATCGTTTACCCGATCACGATCCTGCCGGAATGGGTGCAGCGCCTGTTGCAACTCAATCCGCTGACCAACCTGTTCAGCAGTTATCAGAACCTGTTTCTCTACGGACAGTGGCCGGCCTGGAGCTCACTACTGCCGATCTTCGTCACGGGCGTGCTGTTTTGTCTGATCGGTCTACGGCTGTTTCGCCAGCGCGTTGGCGAAATGGTGGATGAACTCTGA